The DNA segment GTGGAGCAGTACGGCACCCGGGCCACATTTGCCGATGCGGTAGAGTAAGCGCGCGCCCGGCTGACCCTGATCAGGCCAGCCCGGACGGCAGGTCAGCAGTTACCAGTGAGTCGGCTGGCCGCGGCTGACCGTGGGTGACCGTGGCAGGCCGTGGCTGGCTGCCGTTTAGCGCTGCAGGCGCTCGATGGCAGCAGCAACAGCAAACAGTCCGGTACAGATCAGTACAATGGCTGCGCCGGACGACACATTCCAGTAGAACGACCAGTACAGCCCGCCGATCCCGGACACTATCCCGATAGCGGCCGACAGAAGGATCATTGGTACCAGCCGGCGGGTCAGCAGGGATGCCGCGGCCGCCGGGGTGATGATCAGGGCGCTGGTAAGCACAACCCCGACCGCTGTTACCCCGCTTACCACGGTAAGCGCCAGCAGAATCAGCAGCAGATAGCGTACCCGATCAATCTTGAGTCCGATTACCTCGGCATGGCTGGGGTCATAGGAGCTCAGCTCCAGCTCCTTGTGCAGGAAATACAGCGCCACCGGCACCACCAGGGCAATGGCGGCGATCATGTACAGCTGGGTCTGCCCTACCCCGAGGATATTCCCGAACAGCATATGCGACAGATCGCGAAAGCTGCCGGTGCGGCTCATCAGCAGGATACCCAGGGCGAACATCCCGCTAAAGGTGATCCCGATGGCGGTATCCTCGCTTACGGTACGGTCGGCGGTAATCTTGCCGATCGCCAGTGCCGAGGCGATTCCGGCGATAATCGCCCCGCCAATCATGCTGAGCTGATTCAGGTACGCTACCACCAGCCCCGGCAGAACGGTATGGGCCAGGGCATCGCCGATGAAGGCCATGCGGCGAAAAACCACATACACCCCGATGGTGGAACAGGCCACCGCTACCAGCACCGCCGCCAGCATGGCACTGCGCATAAACTCGTACTGCAGGGGAACGATCAGCCAGCTCATGAGACACCTCCCCGCGCCGCGCCGCCGGAGTCTGCGGCATCCGGGGCGGCTACCGCGTCCGAGGCGGCCGCGTCCGAGGGTGCTGCCGCGGCCACTGGAGCCGTGTCCGCCGCGCCGGTAATCTCTACCACCCGGCCCTCGGCCAGCTCCACCACCATGTCCCATTCCGAAAGATGACCGGCATGATGCCCATGCGGGTCGCCGTCGTGGCAGTGGCCCTCCGAGGTGTCATGGGTAGCCATGATCACGGTACGTCCCTCGGCCACCAGATCCTCCAGCACCCGGGAAAAGATCCGCCGCGACTGCTGGTCCACTCCGGTAAGGGGCTCATCCAGCAGCAGCAGCTCGGCGTCCTGGGCCAGGGCACGAGCCAGCAGGGCCCGCTGCTGCTGGCCGCCGGACAGCATCCCGATCTGGCGATCGGCCAGATCGGCGATCCCCATGCGCTCCATGGCAGCCCGGGCGGCAGCGTAATCGGCCCGCCCCGGGCGGCGCAGCCAGCCCAGATGCACATAGCGCCCGGCCAGCACCAGTCGCTCCACGGTAACCGGGAAGCGCCAGTTTATCTCGCCACGCTGCGGCAGAAAGGCCACCCGGTGATGGCAGCCGCCGATCGGCAGTCCGTAGACCTGCACCGATCCGCTGCGCAGCGGCAGGATCCCGCATACGGCCTTCATAAGTGAGGATTTTCCCGAACCGTTGTGGCCCATCAGCGCGGTTCGGGTGCCGCGCCGGATCTCGAAACTGACCCCGTCCACCGCGTCCCGTTGCGTACGGGGATAGCGGACACGCAGGTCATGCAGCAATAATGCAGAAGAGCCGGGAGCGGCCTGGCACTCCCGGCGATGACTATAGGCAAAGATCATTGTTCCTCATTCAAGCGCTAATCAGCCAGTCCGTCAACTATCAAGTCGGTGTTATGACGCATCATCCCGATGTAGGTCTCGCCGGGGGTACCGGGGGCACCCAGGGCATCGCTGTACAGCGGGTAAAGGACCTGCACCCCGGCCTCACGCGCAATGGTATCGACAACTGCCCGATTCACAATCGTTTCGGCAAAGATAGCCGGGATATCCAGCGCACGAATCTCGTCTACCAGAGCAGCGATCTCGCCAGCCGAGGGGTCGCGTCCTTCGGTGGTTACCGAACCAAGTGCGGTTCCCACCACGGTAAAGCCGTAGCGATCGGTATAGTAGTCGAATGCGCCATGGCTGGTAACCAGCTTGCGCCGCTGCTCGGGTATGCGTGCGACCTGTTCCTTGATGTAGTCATCCAGGGCTTCCAGCTCCTCGATGTAGGCGGCGGCGTTGGCGCGGAATGTATCGGCATGCTCAGGAAAGACCTCGATCAGGGTGTCGCGAATAACCTTGACCATATCCTCGGCATTGTGGACGCTCTGCCAGATATGGGGATCATAATCGCCGTGGTCGTGATGGTGGTCATCAGCATGGTGATCATCGTGACCGTGGTGGTCGTTATGATGGGCGTCTTCGTGGTGATCATGATCGTCGTGGCTGTGACCGTGGCCGTGGTCATCGTGACTGTGCCCATGATCGTGCCCATGTCCGCCCCAGGGCAGCAGGTGATGCAGCTGCTCGCCCAGTACAACACGACGGGCAGTGGAGCCCGAACGCTCATAGAGACCGTCGAACCAGGATTTCAGCTGCAGGCCGTTCTCGAACACCAGCACGGCGTTGCGCAGGGTAATGCTGTCGGCCGGGGCCGGTTCGTAGACATGGGGATCCTGATCCGGACCGACCAGCACCTGCAGCTCAATGGTGTCGCCGGCAACGTTGGCTACCAGATCCCCAATAATGCTGTGGGTGGCCACCACAGTTGTCGGCTCGGTTTCGGCAGCCCCCCGGGCAAACAGCGGGGCGGCGGCGGTCAACAGCAGAACCGCGATAAATAAAACAGCCACAGCGTTTCTCAGGGAATACCTGCGGCGCACATTTTGTTTGGTCATACCTTCTCTCCTTGGTATTATTTTGTATTACCCTGACGTTACTGATGATTTCTGTGGCAGTCAAGGGAATTCCACGATAAAATACCCGGTTATGAAACAATGGACTGAATTTACTGCACACCGATTTGCCGAGGCATCGGCACACACAGAGGATATTCGCCAGGGCGCCGCCGCGGCGATTCTCGCGCACGACCTGCAGAATGCAGGGCAGCGGCCGGAAGAGGTACAGCCGGACGCGCAGGCGGCACGGCAAGAGATGGGGCCGACCCCGGAAGCGGCACTCCGGAAGCTCCATCCCCGAACTGCGGTGCTTACCCTGCTGGCCGGATCCGGCAGCCGCTGGGTCAAGTCGATCCAGGCGGCCGAGGCCGGGGGAACCCCGACCGGCTTCGATCTGCGCAAGCCGCGGGGCCTGTACCCGGTACCCAACCTGCTGCCGCCGGAGGTCTGCCCGGCAGATACCCTGCCGATTGCGGCATATAGCCTGGCAGCGGTCAAGGACCTGGGGTCCCACATTATTATGACCAGCGGATTCGAGGCAGAGATCGAGCAGGAGATACTGCAGCCCCTGGGGTTTGCGCCTGCAAGCTATCGGTTCCAGCAG comes from the Spirochaeta africana DSM 8902 genome and includes:
- a CDS encoding metal ABC transporter solute-binding protein, Zn/Mn family — translated: MTKQNVRRRYSLRNAVAVLFIAVLLLTAAAPLFARGAAETEPTTVVATHSIIGDLVANVAGDTIELQVLVGPDQDPHVYEPAPADSITLRNAVLVFENGLQLKSWFDGLYERSGSTARRVVLGEQLHHLLPWGGHGHDHGHSHDDHGHGHSHDDHDHHEDAHHNDHHGHDDHHADDHHHDHGDYDPHIWQSVHNAEDMVKVIRDTLIEVFPEHADTFRANAAAYIEELEALDDYIKEQVARIPEQRRKLVTSHGAFDYYTDRYGFTVVGTALGSVTTEGRDPSAGEIAALVDEIRALDIPAIFAETIVNRAVVDTIAREAGVQVLYPLYSDALGAPGTPGETYIGMMRHNTDLIVDGLAD
- a CDS encoding metal ABC transporter permease — translated: MSWLIVPLQYEFMRSAMLAAVLVAVACSTIGVYVVFRRMAFIGDALAHTVLPGLVVAYLNQLSMIGGAIIAGIASALAIGKITADRTVSEDTAIGITFSGMFALGILLMSRTGSFRDLSHMLFGNILGVGQTQLYMIAAIALVVPVALYFLHKELELSSYDPSHAEVIGLKIDRVRYLLLILLALTVVSGVTAVGVVLTSALIITPAAAASLLTRRLVPMILLSAAIGIVSGIGGLYWSFYWNVSSGAAIVLICTGLFAVAAAIERLQR
- a CDS encoding metal ABC transporter ATP-binding protein, whose amino-acid sequence is MIFAYSHRRECQAAPGSSALLLHDLRVRYPRTQRDAVDGVSFEIRRGTRTALMGHNGSGKSSLMKAVCGILPLRSGSVQVYGLPIGGCHHRVAFLPQRGEINWRFPVTVERLVLAGRYVHLGWLRRPGRADYAAARAAMERMGIADLADRQIGMLSGGQQQRALLARALAQDAELLLLDEPLTGVDQQSRRIFSRVLEDLVAEGRTVIMATHDTSEGHCHDGDPHGHHAGHLSEWDMVVELAEGRVVEITGAADTAPVAAAAPSDAAASDAVAAPDAADSGGAARGGVS